The segment CTACTAGTGCGATAAAAATGATGTACGTTGCTTTTGGGTAGCCTAGCTCTTTGAAGGTTGGGACATCTGGAAATTCTTCTGACCGCTCTTCTGATGTAATCGCCAGTGGACGAAGCTGTCCCGCTTTTAAAGCAGAAAGCATCGACGTTGGAGTTCCCAACATGGCGTCCACCCTTCCACCAATCACATCAATGACTGCCGGAGCTACACCTTTGTATGGAATGTGTAGAAGCTCAATATTCGCTTCATTTTGAAACATCTCCATAGGGAGGTGCGATGTCGTTCCTTTACCGCCAGATGCATAGCTGATAGATGAAGGACTTTTCTTTGCGTTGCTTACTAAATCCTTTAACGTTTTATAAGGTGAATTGGCATTCACAACGAGCATTCCAGGGCCTCTGGCGAGTTCTGCGACTGTCACGAAATCTTTGTCAGGAGAGTACTTATATTTTTCATTTAAATACGGTAAGGTGTATACCGTATTTGCAATTGTCATTAATGTATATCCGTCAGGTGGTGACTTTAGTAGTTGTCTGACAGCCATGGTTGAGCTTGCGCCGGATACATTTTCTACAATAATTGGCTCGCCAAATGTTTTCCCAACGCGATCGGCGTATAGTCTAGTGGCGACATCTGTTAAAGCACCTGGTGTACTTCCGACCAATATTTTTATCGGCTTACTAGGAAACTTTTGTTGCTGAGAAAATGTGACTACTGGATATGCAGAAATTGCACCTAGAATAAAAGTTCTTCTTTGCATACATCCTCCAAATATGGAGAATTCATTTTATGCACCTGTTGGTTTGTGTATATTTATATTTACTTATCTCAAATTAAATAAAACTAACGCATTAAGGATAATACTTAAATAGAAACCACGATAAATATTTTTTTAAATGGCTTGTAAGAATGATTTGCATATATCTTCCGGCTAATCTGCAGGAGTAAGCGTGTCGGGTGTTGCCAATCCGAATTTGGGTAGCAACTTCAACTCGGTCGTATTTTTTTCCACAAAAAAGACTCCTGGTTGCGAATTCTTAGAGCAGATGCTTCAAGTCGGGTCAAAAAATTGCGGGCCTTGATTGCACTCTTACAGCGCAGAAGGGGGTATGCGTCGATCTTCATTTGCTCCGCATTGCAGTTGCTACCCGAGCAGGTAACGCCTAAGTTTTTGGCTAAAGTCAAACCGACTTTTAAAGTCATCACACGTCAGTTTTTCACAGCCTAAGTTTGCTACCGATGTACGAGGAAGAGCACCCAGTAGTTGCAACTCCAATTTGATTTGGTGAAATTACGGATGAAGTGTCTCCGCTCTAGGAAGAACCGTGACATCGATCCGCTGTTAATTGCCTGAAAAGGCAATATGCCCGCGTAACGCGGGCATATTGAGGTGAATTGCTTCTAGACAGATTGACATTCCTGTCCACCTCTTATGTGTTACTTGATGCTTCTAACAAGATCTATGAAGCGGGCGAGAGTGGGCTCCATGTGTCCGCGAATCCAGCACAAAGCGAATGTCGATGGATACGAAACATCTTCGATGCGTAAGACAGATAAATTGCTGGGAAATGCAAAGCCTTTACCAGTAACCACTAGGCCAATGCCCACACCAACCGACACCAGATTTAACAGAGTTGTGATGGAGTTCACTTCTTGCACAATGCGTGGTTCAAAGCCTGCTTGTTGGCAGATGGTGTAGAGCGGTCCGTACCCTGGACTCACGGTAGAGTGGGGAATTACCACCCATTTTTCTGCAATAAGTTCTGCCAAGACGACTGACTTGCGCTGGGCATAGGGATGGTCTTTGGGAACTACGAGACCCAAGCCCTCCGTTTGGATCTTGAGGCTATCCAAGTCGGTGTTGTCTTGGTCAGTAGCGTCTTCCTTACCTTTGCGCTTTTTCGAGTACTCAGGCATATTGCTGAAATGCATAAAGCCCGCGTGGATTCTTCCATCGGCCAAAGCTCGAACTTGTTGCGAGCTGGGAATCTCAAGTAAGGAAAGCTTCACATCAGGAAGCTCTTCGTTGAACGCTTTAACCGCAGCACGAAACAGTGGGTGCAACAGCGTCAACGAACCGTAACCGATATTGAGCATGCCTGTGCGGCCAGCACCCACATCGCGTGTGAGAGTGATTGCCTGGCTTAGATTGCGCATCAAGCCTTGTAATTGTGTCAAAAACACCCGCCCAGCCGCAGTCAGTTTGACACGATGGGCCTGTCGTTCAAACAACGGTGTCCCCAGCTCATTTTCCAGGTCAGCAATGATCTGGGAAACCGCAGGACGGGTCACATACATGCGCTCGGCAGCACGGCCAAAGTGCTCCTCTTCGGCTGCAGCGATGAAGTAGCGTAGATGCCTCAGTTCCATGGAGTAGTTTTCCTGAATGCGTGGGGCTGCAACAGCATGCGGCGATGTGGCGTGATGTTCGTAGATGTCATTACTTGCTTAGGATTTGGCGCATGCGCTGCTCATCTTGCTGCAAGAACTGCGCAAACTTGGCTGGAGAACTCATGTTGGGTAACTCTTGCTCTAACAATGTCAAGCGGTCGATTACAGAAGGGTTGGACTTCACGCTTTCGAATGCTTCGGACAGCGTTTGCAAAACAGCATCCGGTGTTTGTGCTGGTGCCATCAGACCGAGGTAGAGTTCATATTGCACTTTTCCAAAGCCTAGCTCTGCGAAAGTAGGTACATCAGGCATGTGTGTCAATCGCTCTGTATCAGCGACAGCCAGCGCGCGTAACTTGCCGCTTTTGATCAGCGCACTGGTGGAGGCACCAGTACCCATCATCATGTCAATACGGCCTGCAACCACGTCTGGGATGGCTGTCGTGATGCCCTTGTAAGGAATTTGAGTGAGTTGAATCTTGGCTTCTTGGCTGAGCATTTCCAGTGGCACATGTGATGAGGTTCCCACCCCCACAGAGGCATATGTCAAGGCTGCAGGGGATTTACGTGCAGCGGTCACTAGATCTTGCAGGCTCTTGTGAGGCGATTGAGCAGGCACTACTAGAAACATCTTGGAGCGGGCTAGGTAGCTGACGCCTTTGAAGTCGGAGGTTTTGTAGCGGGCGTTTTTGTCTACGTGAGGAATTGCGGTGAACGAGTTCGCCATGACGCTTAGCGTATAGCCATCGGGTTTCGCTGCCGCCGCCTTACGCACGGCCATCAAAGTTGCAGCACCAGGAATGTTTTCGACCACGATGGGTTTGTTCAGCTTGTGCCCGACTTGCTCCGCAAACAGGCGAGCCACGGCATCGGTGGCACCTCCTGGTGATGTAGGAACGATGATAGTTATTGCTTTTTCTGGGTAGCCGACCTTACCAAAGGCGGTGCCATAAAGCATGGATGTAGCGAAAGTGGCTGCTAATTGCCCCATGAAATTTCTGCGTTGCATTCTTTGTCTCCTGTAGCTTTTTTTATCTAGGTAGTGGACGATTTAAGCAAGAAGGGTGAGTAGCCGGGAAACTGGAGCACCTTCTTTGAGTTCATGGACGGTGCTGATCAGTTGGTCTGCATTTATGCGTGACTGGCCGTACTGAAGACAGTCAACTACTTTTGCGCGTAGTTGGTCAGCGCTTAAGCGCTTTTCGGGCGCACCCGAGACCACGTCGGTAGACAAAGCAATTCGCTCTCCATTGTTCAGTTCAGCTTCAAAGAAAACTGGGGTCATGCCCAGAAACGGGAGTGAATCGTCAGCTTCAATGCGGATCTGATCGCGCGCGAAGTGGCCGATGCGCTCATCACGGATAGCGCTGTCTGTGAAGTCACTAATTAGCACAGCGCCGCGTTCAATAGCGACTGCTGAGGTGTAGGCAATGCTGAACTGTGCATCGACGATCCCCGCAGTTTGTAGGTCATATTTGCGCCCCACCATGTTGACGGCTTGGCCACTGACTTTGATGCGGAGTTGGCGTACATCAGCTAGACGTAGCCCGCGTGTGTGCATCTCCAAAGCCAAATCAATTGGAGCGTGAGTGAAGCGGCAAGCCGGATAGGGCTTGAGGCTCAGGTCTTCTACCAACGCGCAAGTTTCTATGCCCTTAAGCACGTTTTCGAGATCAAACTTGCCGTCTTGGTATAGGTTGATGAAGCCGGCTTTGCCTTCAAATACATTGTGTGGGCCGTTAATACCAGCTTCTGCTAGTGCGGTTGAGAACAACACGTTCTTGACCATTTGCGCGGGCTGAAAGCGTTTGGCCATACTTCCATCGATGATGGATTGCAGGCTACCTGCGGTTTGAGTGAGTTGATGACCAAGCGCATTCACCGTGGTTTCGGCTTTCCAACGGCGCTGGCGTGCAATGGCCAATACAGCACCAACGGAGCCACTGATGACGCTGTAGTTCCAGCCGCGCGAACCTTTGGGTCCCCCTGCACGGCCAATACGCATGGCGCCGTCAACTCCCACAGCGATGGCAGTGAGGAATTCACGGCCATCGCATTCGGGACTGTCTTGTTCCATGGATGCCATCAGGCCCGGCAGCACCAAACCATTGGCGTGAAGCGGTACTTTGTCGTCGGTGTCGTCATAGTCCAGTGCGTGCATGGAAACCGCGTTTAAGAAAGCAGCAAAAGGTGCTGGCGCTTTGCCAAAGCCACCCCAGATGGAACTGCCGGTATTGCCACCCCAATGACCTAAGGCCTTGCGGGCTTCATTCAAGCCATGCGAGTTGGCTCCTGCCAAAGCGCAAGCCAGGCTGTCGATCAATCCATCTACGGTGGCATCAATGGTGGCAGGGGAGAGTTGGGCATATTGGCGACTGGTAGCGTTAGCTGCGAGGTGTTGCGCTAAATCCATGGCGGTTTATTTCACTCGTGTTGTTAAGTTCCGCTGAAGTCTGTGCAACCCAAGCATGTCAGTCCAGTTGCTTATCTTGCACGATCGGTAAGTTTTGTTTACCTAGTGAATATCGCTAATGGTATTAACCCGCGACAGATAAGAAAAACTATCGGTTCAGAAAATAAATCCGTCGCGACATAGCCTAATGCGATAGGCAGACTGAAATCTCTACATAAAAAGTATGGAGAAAAGTTATGTCAGTGACGCAAGATATTTCACACGATTTCGCACAATTTATTTCTACAGCGCGATATGAGGATTTGTCTCCAGAGGCAATCGAAGGCGCAAAAAAAAGTATTTTGGATACGGTCGGCGTCATCTTGGCTGCCACAGGTGTGGAGCCGGCAGTCCGTGCTGTATATGACTTGGTGCAAGAAGCGGGTGGTACGCCCCAAAGCACTTTGATGGGCTTTGGCGGTAAAGCGCCTGCGCTTTGGGCGGCTTTTCACAATGGCGCTCTAGCCCATTGCCTAGACTTTGATGATCATGCACCAGAAGGGCACCACCCCAGTAGTTCCATCGTTCCCGCTGCACTGGCATTGGCCGAGCGCGCAGGCGGTGTGTCAGGCCGCGATTTGATTACCGCGGTTGCCGTGGGGCAAGACATGTTTTTGCGCATGCGCCGCGCGGTACCTAGCCGGCTGGACTGGCACATTACCACCGTGATCGGGGTGTTTTCCGCCACGGCGGCGGCAGCCCACATCCTGCGGCTGAACCGTGCGCAAACCATCAGCGCCCTTGGCATTGCGGGCATGCAAAGCTGCGGCACGCTGGAGCTGGCCTACGGCGTGGGCAGTGATTTGCGTGGCATGTACGCCGGCTTTTCTACCAAGGGCGCGGTACTGGCCGCCCTGATGGCCGAGCGCGGTATCCGCGGCGTGCAAAGCATGTTCGAGGGCAAGGCGGGCTTGTTCCCGGTCTACTTTGACAATGAATACGACCGCGCGAGCATGCTCAAAGACTTAGGCAAGGTGTTCCATGGCGGGGATGTACTGTACAAGCCATGGCCTTCGTGCGGCGCATCGCACGGTTTCATCCACGCTACGTTGGAGCTGATGCGTGAGCATGCGCTGCGCGCCCAGGACATTGCAACCATTCGCGTGCATGTGGGGGATTTCCAGAAGCAGCTGTGCGAGCCGATTGAAGGCCGTCGCCGCCCCGCCACTCCGGCCGATGCCAAGTTCAGCATTCCGTACTGCATTGCCGTAGCCGCCAGCAAGGGGGCGGTCAAGCTTTCCGACTTCTTTGGCGATGCACTGCACGACCCGGCAGTGGGTGCGATGGCCGACCGCATTGAAGCGGTGGTGGACGAAAACTTCGACTGGAAAGGGATGTTGCCCAAGGGCCGACTGGAGGTGACTACGCACGACGGGCGGACCTTCAGCCAGGTTGGCGAGAACGTGCCGGGCGATGTCGAATGCCCCATGAACTGGGACTATCTGTACGAAAAATTCCGTGAGAGTGCGGCGCTGGCTGCCAATGCACCGTCGCAAGAGCAGATTGCTGCTGCCTACCAGATGGTGCGCGATCTGGACAATGTGCCAGACGCCACCGCCATGCTGCGTACCTTGGGTTGATGTGATGGATGTCACTTTGGCGCGCCTGGCGCGCTACATCCAAGAGGTGAGTGCATCCGACGTCAGCCCAGAGGCGCTGTACGCGGCAAAGCGTCGGCTGATCGACAGCGTGGCTTGTGCGGCGGCGGCCTTCCCCGAGCCGTTTTGCCAGCAGCTGCGCCAGTTTGGCGCGGCCTATACGCACAGCCAGTACCATGCGCGCATCTGGGGGACGGGTCAGTCCACTACCTTGGAGATGGCCGCGCTGGTCAACGGCAGCTTGCTGCGTTATTTGGACCTGAGCGACACCGTGCTGTCGCGCAGCAATGGTCACCCCAGCGACATGATCGGGGCGCTGGTGGCCGTAGCAGAAGCGCTGCAGTGCAGTGGCAAGCTATTGCTGCAGGCCATTGTGGCCAGCTATGAAATCTATGTCAGCTTGTGTGATGCTGTGGCTATGGCGGCCAAAGGGCTGGACCAAGCTACGGCAGCAGCCGTAGGTGCTGCGGGCGGCACGGCTTTGCTGCTCGGACTGGATGAGGTGCAAACAGCAAATTCGCTGTCGCTGGCCTTGTCTGGGCATATGCAGCTGTTCAACGTACGCTGTGGAGAGCTCTCTGATTGGAAAGGCTGCGCTGGCCCCAATGGCGCGCGTCATGGCGTATTCTCTTGCTTGCTGGCGCAAGCGGGTGTATCTGGTCCCACAGCACCGGTAGAAGGCAAGGGCGGCTTACAGACCATTTTGGGTGCGTTTGAGTGGACACCGGGGCAGGGCGCAGAGCGCGGACGGGCGCGCATTGAGAATACGCATCTGAAGTTGCACCCCGTGTGCTACCACGGCCAATCGGCGGTGGATGCGGCACTGGTGCTGCGGTGCCAAGTGCCCGCCGATAAGGTGCGCAGTGTGCGCATCGTTACGTACGAAGCCGCCTTTCTGGGTATGGGAAATGATCCGCAACGTTGGCAACCTTCCAACCGTGAAACGGCTGACCACAGCCTGCCATATGTAGTGGCCACTGTGTGGCTCGATGGTGCTCTGGGT is part of the Comamonas sp. Y33R10-2 genome and harbors:
- a CDS encoding tripartite tricarboxylate transporter substrate binding protein, with amino-acid sequence MQRRTFILGAISAYPVVTFSQQQKFPSKPIKILVGSTPGALTDVATRLYADRVGKTFGEPIIVENVSGASSTMAVRQLLKSPPDGYTLMTIANTVYTLPYLNEKYKYSPDKDFVTVAELARGPGMLVVNANSPYKTLKDLVSNAKKSPSSISYASGGKGTTSHLPMEMFQNEANIELLHIPYKGVAPAVIDVIGGRVDAMLGTPTSMLSALKAGQLRPLAITSEERSEEFPDVPTFKELGYPKATYIIFIALVAPAGIPKKIKDELTLTFNNSKHDPIINSQIKKLGQMIDMRMNDINALNKFISDEEHRYAKLIKEENLKIE
- a CDS encoding LysR substrate-binding domain-containing protein; amino-acid sequence: MELRHLRYFIAAAEEEHFGRAAERMYVTRPAVSQIIADLENELGTPLFERQAHRVKLTAAGRVFLTQLQGLMRNLSQAITLTRDVGAGRTGMLNIGYGSLTLLHPLFRAAVKAFNEELPDVKLSLLEIPSSQQVRALADGRIHAGFMHFSNMPEYSKKRKGKEDATDQDNTDLDSLKIQTEGLGLVVPKDHPYAQRKSVVLAELIAEKWVVIPHSTVSPGYGPLYTICQQAGFEPRIVQEVNSITTLLNLVSVGVGIGLVVTGKGFAFPSNLSVLRIEDVSYPSTFALCWIRGHMEPTLARFIDLVRSIK
- a CDS encoding tripartite tricarboxylate transporter substrate binding protein, with product MQRRNFMGQLAATFATSMLYGTAFGKVGYPEKAITIIVPTSPGGATDAVARLFAEQVGHKLNKPIVVENIPGAATLMAVRKAAAAKPDGYTLSVMANSFTAIPHVDKNARYKTSDFKGVSYLARSKMFLVVPAQSPHKSLQDLVTAARKSPAALTYASVGVGTSSHVPLEMLSQEAKIQLTQIPYKGITTAIPDVVAGRIDMMMGTGASTSALIKSGKLRALAVADTERLTHMPDVPTFAELGFGKVQYELYLGLMAPAQTPDAVLQTLSEAFESVKSNPSVIDRLTLLEQELPNMSSPAKFAQFLQQDEQRMRQILSK
- a CDS encoding MmgE/PrpD family protein yields the protein MDLAQHLAANATSRQYAQLSPATIDATVDGLIDSLACALAGANSHGLNEARKALGHWGGNTGSSIWGGFGKAPAPFAAFLNAVSMHALDYDDTDDKVPLHANGLVLPGLMASMEQDSPECDGREFLTAIAVGVDGAMRIGRAGGPKGSRGWNYSVISGSVGAVLAIARQRRWKAETTVNALGHQLTQTAGSLQSIIDGSMAKRFQPAQMVKNVLFSTALAEAGINGPHNVFEGKAGFINLYQDGKFDLENVLKGIETCALVEDLSLKPYPACRFTHAPIDLALEMHTRGLRLADVRQLRIKVSGQAVNMVGRKYDLQTAGIVDAQFSIAYTSAVAIERGAVLISDFTDSAIRDERIGHFARDQIRIEADDSLPFLGMTPVFFEAELNNGERIALSTDVVSGAPEKRLSADQLRAKVVDCLQYGQSRINADQLISTVHELKEGAPVSRLLTLLA
- a CDS encoding MmgE/PrpD family protein; its protein translation is MSVTQDISHDFAQFISTARYEDLSPEAIEGAKKSILDTVGVILAATGVEPAVRAVYDLVQEAGGTPQSTLMGFGGKAPALWAAFHNGALAHCLDFDDHAPEGHHPSSSIVPAALALAERAGGVSGRDLITAVAVGQDMFLRMRRAVPSRLDWHITTVIGVFSATAAAAHILRLNRAQTISALGIAGMQSCGTLELAYGVGSDLRGMYAGFSTKGAVLAALMAERGIRGVQSMFEGKAGLFPVYFDNEYDRASMLKDLGKVFHGGDVLYKPWPSCGASHGFIHATLELMREHALRAQDIATIRVHVGDFQKQLCEPIEGRRRPATPADAKFSIPYCIAVAASKGAVKLSDFFGDALHDPAVGAMADRIEAVVDENFDWKGMLPKGRLEVTTHDGRTFSQVGENVPGDVECPMNWDYLYEKFRESAALAANAPSQEQIAAAYQMVRDLDNVPDATAMLRTLG
- a CDS encoding MmgE/PrpD family protein, giving the protein MDVTLARLARYIQEVSASDVSPEALYAAKRRLIDSVACAAAAFPEPFCQQLRQFGAAYTHSQYHARIWGTGQSTTLEMAALVNGSLLRYLDLSDTVLSRSNGHPSDMIGALVAVAEALQCSGKLLLQAIVASYEIYVSLCDAVAMAAKGLDQATAAAVGAAGGTALLLGLDEVQTANSLSLALSGHMQLFNVRCGELSDWKGCAGPNGARHGVFSCLLAQAGVSGPTAPVEGKGGLQTILGAFEWTPGQGAERGRARIENTHLKLHPVCYHGQSAVDAALVLRCQVPADKVRSVRIVTYEAAFLGMGNDPQRWQPSNRETADHSLPYVVATVWLDGALGIDSYADAQLQRPDLLAWMQRIEVQPCLEMTQQFPSQSQVRIEVTDLQGVTTVHTQRNPRGHANDPISDAELEAKFLACFAPWGDAVQASSLLEFLWQVEELANVGQLVDRLVPAAA